From Aegilops tauschii subsp. strangulata cultivar AL8/78 chromosome 5, Aet v6.0, whole genome shotgun sequence:
CACTATAGCAAAAACGTTTCAGCTCCTgtgtgacctttcgtataccaGTCGTGCGCGGCAAAATTTAGACAACGGCTCGGCTTATTCCCGCAACCCATGgtgcgtcgtgacgaggcgtggtgTGGTGTAGCGATGCGGGCGGTGGAGGAGGAGTGCCCGTGAATGTctctcttgttctcatgctcatacatgtggAAAAACAACCttccttataaggaggtccaactcctatTAGGTGAGCAGCATGGGTCTAAACTTTAGTCCCATTGCCTTGCATGAATGGGCTAAgtggcctctaggatttattaggaattctGAAAATGGCTATTGGGCCGACACGAAATAGACCAAATTCCAGCAACCCCCCACCAGATCCTAGAGGCACACATAATCTTCCTTTGGTTCCCAAGCACTGTTTTTTATACCGATACTGCAGTGAAGAGTGTTaattaagttgaacttccacctataACTCTATATTACACTACCAAGCAACTTGAACATTGGAATAtgccttgaactgcaagttttctgtGAATCTAGCTTCACACAAAGTCTTAACCGATACTAGGCTACTGCGGGACTTCTCCACGGGTGGAGCTTATGCATCATACTCTGAAGCCTTTTCATGAGTTTACAAGAGAGCATCatactctcatagattgcgacgtttaacaatcggactcatataggtgtgttcttcaaaacatgttctgcaggacaacatcgCTGCTTAAATaagccacttagaacacattaagatatgcATCAacctatcatgtaatcgagtcaatTTGTTAGGGTTGATCcttagtatccactatgttctgagattgatgttgctataactttgctatgcttaatgcttatcactagggcccgagtgtcgTGATTTCAGATCTGGATCTATtattttttttcatgaatataaGTGTGTTTTGGATCCTATCTTGGAAGTTGtatgcacctattacgtgttatgatccacataccccaaggtgacaatagtTGAGATTCTttccagtgatgaccgtagtatgaggagttcatgtattcactaagtgctaatgctttgttctgttctctattaaaaggataccttaatatcccttagatttccttatggaccccgctacctgatacgtccattttgcatcatgttttcctattgatatttattgcattatggacttTTCACTTTATGCTAGAattcttatgccttttctcttttattgtacaagtttcacatgaagagggagattgctGGCAGTTGGAATTCTGGTCCGGAAAGGGCTATATCGGAGACacttattctgcacaactccaaatgacaTAAAAATTGATGGAGAATTATtttagaatatataaaaaatactggtgaaagaaacaacagaaggggacccaccaggtagccacaagcctgggggcgcgccctacgCCCCAGGGCGTGCACCCTGGACTTGTGAGGCCCCTGACAGGCCTCCGAAGGTCATCTCCTGCTATAAGGTGCCATTTGACTTAGAAAAAAAAACCAAAGGGAAGGttttgggacgaagcgccgctgcatcgaggcggaacctgggcaggagcacttttgctcttcGGCAGAGTGATTTCGCCTGGGAAACTTCCCTCTTGGAGGGAGCAATCGaaaccatcatcatcaccaacgatcctctcatcgtgggaggaccaatcttcatcaacatttcACTAGCACAATcccatctcaaaccctagttcatctcttgtattcaatctttgtctcaaaaccccagattggtacctgtgggttgctagtagtgttgattatatcttgtagttgatgctagttggtttatttggtgaaagattatatgttcagatccttaatgatattcaattcttatggaaatatgccctagaggcaataataaagttgttattattatatttccttattcatgataaaggtttattattcatgctagaattgtattgaccggaaacttgaATACATGTgttcatacataaacaaataccgtgtccctagtgagcctctactagactaggccgttgatcaaaagatggttaaggtttcctaaccatggacatgagttgtcatttgataacaggatcacatcattaggagaatgatgtgatggacaagacccaaccgttaGGATAgtatatgatcgttcagtttattgctactgcttccttaatgtcaaatacatgtttcttcgaccatgagatcatgcaagtCCTGGACTCCAGAGGAATGCCTTATGTgccatcaaacgtcacaacgtaacttggtgatcataaaggtgttgtacaggtatctccgaaggtgtttgttgggttggcatggatcgagactgggatttgttactccgtgtgatggagaggtatctctgggccctctcggtaatatagcatcacaagaagcttgcaagcaaagtaactaaggagttagttacaaaatgatgtattacagaacgagcaaagagacttccagtaacgagattgaactaggtatggtgataccgacgatcgaatctcaggaaagtaacataccgttggacaaagggaactacgtatgttgtcataaaggttcgaccgataaagatattcgtagaatatgtaggaaccaatatgggcatctaggtcccgctattggctattgaccggagaagtgtcttgataacccacaagtataggggatcacaacagttttcgagggtggagtattcaacccaaatttattggtttgacacaaggggagccaaagaatattcacgagtattagaagttgagttgtcaattcaaccacacctgacaGACTTAATATCCGCAACAAAGTTTCTGAtacctctccaacgtatctactttccctaacgcttttcctcttgttttggcctcgaatttgcatgatttgaattaaactaaccccggactgacgttgttttcagcagaactaccatgatgttatttttgtgcagaaataaaagttctcggaatggaacgaaactttgcgaggattttttatatcaaatAAGAGAATTTCTTGAGCCAAGAGGTAcctgaggggggcacctgggtgggcacaacccaccagggtgcgcctgcccccccaggcgcgcccaggtgggtgctgcccacctggtggccccgctgaccctcaaaccgacgctataaaattgcattattccagaaaaaaagggggagaaagaattatcgcgtttcacgagacggagccgccgccgtctcctgttcttcatcggaggccagatctggagtccgtttggggctccggagagggggatcttcgatcttcgtcatcaccaacacatctccatcgccaattccatgatgttccccaccgggagtgagtaattccttcttaggctcactggtcggtgaggagttggatgagattcatcatgtaatcgagttagttttgttagggcctgatccctagtatccactatgttttgagattgatattgctatgactttgccatgcttaatgcttgtcactttgggcccgggtgccatgatttcagatctgaaccgtttatgttatcacctttttatccatgttctagatccgaccTTGCAAGTTaaagtcacctactacgtgttatgatccggcaactccggagtgacaatagtcgggaccactcccggtgatgaccgtagtttgaggagtttatgtattcaccgtgtgctaatgctttgttctggttctctaaggaggccttaatatcccttagtttccaataggacccctctaccacgggagggtaggacaaaagatgtcatgcaagttctttccataagcacgtatgactattttgGTGGGGAAGTAAGGCGGGAAAGAGAAAGCCGAGTTGGGTGGCTTGGGATTCATGACAAGGCCAAAACATATGGGCGGACTAGGGTTTCGTGATATGGAGATTTTTAACCTAGCGTTGCTAGCCAGACAGGCCTGGAGAGTAATGAACAACCCTAACTCCCTTAATGCTAGAATCCTGAAAGCGGTGTACTTCCCTGATACTACACTGCTGGAAGCTGAACTAGGAGGAAGACCGTCTCAGATTTGGCGGGCAGTGCTAGACGGGAGAGATATGCTCATATTAGGAATCATCCATCGAATTGCGAATGGGAGGTCAACCGAGATATGGCAACATAATTGGCTCCCGAGGCAGGGGATGATGAGACCTATCACTTCCCTAATCCCGAACCCTCCCAGATATGTATCGCAACTCATCACACCGGCGACGGCCGCCTAGAACGAGCCACTGGTTCGAGCAATTTTCCTGCCAATTGATGAAGATGCAATTTTGCGTATCCCGTTATGCACAAGAAATATCAATGACTTTTGGGCTTGGAGTGGAGAGACAAGAGGCTTATTTCTGTCAAATCAACATATAGAATCATATTAAACACCAAGCTGACTAGAGAAAACTGGATTTAAGAGACGGCGGGCACATCGGGATCGGAGCGGGAGAGTAACGCTTGGTCTACCCTGTGGAAGGCAGAAGTTCCGCCCAAGATTAAGCTATTCCTCTGGAGACTTGCGAGAAGTTCAATACCCACTGCAGATGTGCTCGAACACCGGCACATGGCTGATTCAGCTGCGTGCAAGATATGTGGAGCTCCTGATTCCTGGACACACACAATGCTTGAATGCACAATGGCTCGTTGCATTTGGTCTCTAGCGGATGAGGATCTAGTCCAGGAGATGAGCCAGCATAGTAATAGTAATCCGCGGGACTGGTTGTTTGCTATGAACGAAGCGCTGACGGCGGACATGTTTATGTGTATGGCGGTCACAATTTGGGCTATTTGGACCGCGAAGAGAAAATTTGTGTACGAAGACATCCACCAGAGCCCGCTGTGCACCCACCTGTTCATACAGTCATACTTGGCGGATATACATACCCTGAGGAAGCCATCGCCGGTGGGAGGTAGCACCAAAGTACAACGCGTGAATCACTGGATCGCCCCGCCGGCCAATATGATGAAGATCAATGTGGACGCTGCAGTGGCCGGGAGATCGGGAGTGGGAGCAGTTGGAGCTATTGCCAGAGATGGAGGAGGATCTTTTCTGGGTGCCTCAACTTTTGGCTTCAAATCCATCACTGATCCCACCactcttgaagcacttgcggttAGAGAATCATTGGCATTGGCATACGATTTACATCTCCGCTCTATTCAGGTAGCATCTGACTGCAAGATCGTGGTTGACGACATCAAGCAGCTAAGCGGAGGGGGTTATGGTGCAATTATTCAGGAAATATTAGAACATTCTCGTAGTTTTACCTCTTGTATTTTTACTCATGAGTTTAGGAGCTCGAATTTCGAGGCTCACAATTTAGCGAAGCATGCTTTAAAGTTAGGAGGTGGCTGCCATGTTTGGTTAGGCCACCCTGGTAACCTTCGTCCCTGTAACTTTGGTGACGGATCAATAAAAGCTTCGTGAATTGTCTAAAAAAAAAAGGTATTCAGCTGCAGGAGCTGTGCTAGCCGCTGCGCCAGGCTAACTCATGTGCTACTTTTGCAGTGCAACGATTAATGAAACCAACGGCACTCGCAAAACCTGAAAATTCGCAAAAATTCCCAAAATCTAAAGTGTCGGTGAGGGATCGAACCAAGTATCTCCTGCAAGTGAACAAGGTCGCTTGCCAACTATAACTCCTGGGTGTCTATGTCTGAATGGGAGCTTGTCTTATACGAACTATAAACAACAAAAGAtgtaaatttttttgaaatttcgaACATGATTTCCTTTTTGGAAAAGGTAAATATATTTTGAAACgcaaacatttttaaaattgtGAAAAAAATAAAATCTCGAACATTTTCTGACAATGCGGAATTTTTTTGGGATTCtcaaaaatattttgaaaaagggaacaaaataaaaaatgaaacattttttgaaattatgAAGAATTTTCAAAAAGAtacaaacattttctgaaaatcAGGAACAAAAATTGAAAATGACAACACTTTTCGAAGATATGATACTTTTCCAAAGCACGAACATTTTTCTGAATTTGTGAAGAAATTTGGAAAACTGGAACATTTTTATAAttccaaacattttttgaatttacgAAATATGTTCGTGTTTCcttgtgaacaaaatttgaaagtgggaacatttttcaaaaaaCAATCGACAACATGCACATTTTTTAAAGTTGTGAACAAATTCTTGAAAGTGAGAGCTTTTTTTGAATTTACAAATGAAGTttcaaaacatgaacattttaacaaattgtgaacaaattttgacaGTGGGAACATTTTATGATTTTCAAAAAACGCGAACATTTGAAAATAAGATATTCTatatctgaatttttggaacaTTTCTTGTGTAAGAAGTGAACAAATATTTGAAGTTCTAATTTTTTTTGGATTTCTGAACATTGcagaaaaagaaacaaagaaattgaaataaaataaaaatgaaagaaaagaaaagaaaacaagaatcacaaaaaagaaaatgaaaaaaaaggaaaaaggagtCTAAAGAAAACTGAAacaggaaaaaagaaaaaaatggaaaacaaaaaagaaaTGGACAAATAAAAGTAGAAATCCGGTTCAGGATCCTGCTAGAAGATTCCCAAAACCGGAAAAACCGGCTGGAACCTTCCAGAACTTTCCTAAAAACGAGATCGTTataactgggccggcccatcatGGTCGATGCATGTGCGGCGCCCCAACAACTTGACGCAAAATGCGTCAAATAGGAAAATCCCGaaagcaactagttaacgagcgctccttcgggagcctcgcaatgatcagcgccacttggcacgctctcagccattcgccacatgtcGCGCTTTGGACGCTCCCTCCcgattttatttttatttttccgcacacgttttcgtcttttTAGCCGGTTTTTTTCAGggtttttcgacgttttggttttccaccggTCTTCCATACCTTTTCgatcaaaaaaaatcaaaaaaaaatttggcccaaaaaaacgcgttttcatttttttcctttcgtgagagatacggttttgcttccgcgagaggcacggttttgctttcgcgagagtcacggccgtgcctctcggaaacgaaaaaaaccgcgttttttgttttttatttctttcgcgagagtcacggttttgcttccgcgagaggcacggttgtgctttcgcaagagtcacggccgtgcctctcggaaacggagaaaaacgcgttttctggttttttcccctttcgcgagagtcataattttgcttccgcgagagacacggttgtgctttcgcgaaagtcacggccgtgcctcttggAAGCGGAAAAAAAATtgcattttctgtttttttcctttcgcgagagtcacgattttgcttccgcgagaggcacggttgtgctttcgcgagagtcacggccgtgcctctcggaaacgaaaaaaacgtgttttttgtttttttttctttcacgagagtcacagttttgcttccgcgagaggttctgctttcgcgagagtcatggccgtgcctcctcgaaaacgaaaaaaaatgtgttttttcttttttttcttccgcgagaggcacggttgtgatttcgtgagaggcacgggcgtgcctctttcggaatgGAAAAAAACTCGTGCTCCTGGTTcggttttttcgtccggttttttcatggaaaaattcatcaaaacctatcaacatgaaatctagttttgaagatctcgacacGAGGAATCCAACAGTGAAatcggttcgagatttggacgcacggtttaagagataaaaacGTTTTAAatcagcgcgccacttgtcgcaacctgagaagttggagtgatctttgcaacAAGTACTACTTAACTAATGATTTCAGAAAATCCCTGCACAAGGAAGGAGCCTGTATGGCTTCGGCCTGCCGACCCGAAACATGTATGCTTTGGGGTAAGAAAAAACATATTTCAGCCTCTAAAAAAGAATATCAGGGAACGTGCAAAATCCCAGGCACATACTaccttttttttcttcaaaaactAGCTTTATTTTTTAAAGTTGTGGCATTCAAATCAAACAATAGTTACATCCTCGATCAATTTAGCTAGAAGAAAACTAGGGATCTCCCTCTTACGAaatcactctctctctctctctctctttagaAAAGGGCACTCCTTATCTACACCTCTATATCTATGTATCTATAcctaataataaaaataaaaatataatatTTATACATTTATTAAATCATTCT
This genomic window contains:
- the LOC141023200 gene encoding uncharacterized protein; this translates as MADSAACKICGAPDSWTHTMLECTMARCIWSLADEDLVQEMSQHSNSNPRDWLFAMNEALTADMFMCMAVTIWAIWTAKRKFVYEDIHQSPLCTHLFIQSYLADIHTLRKPSPVGGSTKVQRVNHWIAPPANMMKINVDAAVAGRSGVGAVGAIARDGGGSFLGASTFGFKSITDPTTLEALAVRESLALAYDLHLRSIQVASDCKIVVDDIKQLSGGGYGAIIQEILEHSRSFTSCIFTHEFRSSNFEAHNLAKHALKLGGGCHVWLGHPGNLRPCNFGDGSIKAS